A stretch of Cicer arietinum cultivar CDC Frontier isolate Library 1 chromosome 5, Cicar.CDCFrontier_v2.0, whole genome shotgun sequence DNA encodes these proteins:
- the LOC101501503 gene encoding uncharacterized protein, translated as MANAWKKDKPSRLLSLKLLFLLFSSTLLLLFLFFAFLTPHPSNPNPNFLTLNTHLFSNSISSFDCIKSPQAHPIVEGVRYPFLFSLSDFGNLPNKPHKNIVRLLKGKPFRKRDISVTIQEVLEKAKSEGTNGFVVDVGANVGMVSFAAAMGFRVLAFEPIFENLQKICEGIYFNRVGDVGANVGSVAVVGDEVKVEVSEIAREKRVGQVESFVDETVEEEVERNVEGGDGGHVDRVVKEEEIQNDFRVHD; from the coding sequence ATGGCAAATGCCTGGAAAAAAGATAAACCCTCTCGACTACTCTCTCTGAAGTTACTCTTTTTACTCTTTTCTTCCACTCTCCTCTTACTATTCCTATTCTTCGCATTCCTTACCCCTCATCCCTCAAATCCTAACCCTAATTTCCTCACTCTCAATACCCACCTcttctcaaattcaatttccTCTTTCGATTGCATCAAATCACCTCAAGCTCACCCCATCGTCGAAGGCGTTCGTTACCCGTTTCTATTTTCGCTTTCCGATTTCGGAAATCTACCTAATAAGCCACACAAGAACATCGTGAGATTGCTCAAAGGGAAGCCTTTTCGAAAACGTGATATCTCGGTGACTATTCAGGAGGTTCTTGAGAAGGCTAAAAGTGAGGGAACAAATGGGTTTGTTGTAGATGTTGGTGCTAATGTTGGTATGGTGAGTTTTGCTGCTGCTATGGGGTTCCGTGTTTTGGCGTTTGAGCCTATTTTTGAGAATTTGCAGAAGATTTGTGAAGGGATTTATTTTAATAGAGTTGGGGATGTTGGTGCTAATGTTGGTAGTGTTGCTGTCGTTGGTGATGAAGTGAAAGTTGAGGTGTCTGAAATTGCAAGGGAGAAGAGAGTGGGTCAAGTTGAGAGCTTTGTTGACGAAACTGTTGAGGAGGAAGTTGAGCGCAATGTTGAGGGGGGAGATGGAGGCCATGTTGATCGTGTTGTTAAGGAGGAAGAAATCcagaatgattttagggttcatgattgA
- the LOC101497301 gene encoding L10-interacting MYB domain-containing protein, producing MSASNAKANWTPTYHKVFVGLCLREVLKVNEPGTRLTKEGWRNIVESFYAKTGVRYDKKQFKNHYDSTRKLWKVWVKLTRDSSMKWDPETNKFGVSEEDWSDYIKANPEAAQFQSKEIQFKDELDIIFDGDMPSEEIKNSIRLKWQDDASATSHMHRKEFGKKRKSVGRDYELDTSDMVNFPLTPKATWTPVYHRIFVDLCLEETLKGNKAGTHFTKEGWRNIIGYFYAKTGVRYDKRQIKNHFDSTRKLWKIWVKLIGDDSMKWDPETNMFGASEEDWLNYLKATPEASQFRFKEIQFSEKLDIIFGESIQSWEMRPSTSSERQNDASAATSPLSGERGKRHKNVDEDIDFKSAILVNATPISAIASEQSMSCSSYTKVKATWTPSLHKTFIDLCLEETLKGNKPGTHFTKEGWKNIMESFYVKSGLNYGRLQFKNHWDSTKEQWRIWCKLVCTSYMKWDPSNHQFEASDEDWTNYLQTNPEAAQFRYKELQFTDALETIFNGSTVTGETEPAVQQRKSDGSVNTLPSHAKEPDIASLDEKTECLCDAVASRNGVTVQKNAFAVSSGEGKRSYSIGECIECLDGMEEIEQGSDLYLFALDVFLRQEHREIFLQLKKSTLRISWLQRLQSVGQS from the exons ATGTCTGCTTCAAATGCAAAAGCCAATTGGACGCCTACATACCATAAAGTATTTGTTGGGCTGTGTCTCAGAGAAGTGTTAAAGGTGAACGAGCCTGGGACACGACTTACCAAGGAGGGTTGGAGGAACATTGTTGAATCCTTTTATGCAAAGACTGGTGTGAGATATGACAAAAAACAATTCAAGAATCATTATGATTCCACCAGGAAACTATGGAAGGTCTGGGTGAAGTTGACTCGTGATAGTAGCATGAAATGGGATCCAGAAACTAATAAGTTTGGTGTTTCTGAGGAAGACTGGAGCGATTATATAAAG gcAAACCCAGAAGCTGCACAGTTTCAGTCAAAGGAAATCCAGTTTAAAGATGAATTGGATATCATCTTTGATGGAGACATGCCTTCTGaggaaattaaaaattcaatacgTCTTAAGTGGCAGGATGATGCTTCAGCTACATCTCATATGCATCGAAAGGAGTTTGGGAAGAAGCGCAAGAGTGTTGGTAGGGATTATGAATTAGATACTTCTGATATGGTTAATTTTCCGCTAACTCCAAAAGCCACATGGACACCTGTCTACCATAGAATATTTGTTGATTTATGTCTTGAAGAAACTTTGAAGGGGAATAAGGCTGGGACACATTTTACCAAGGAGGGCTGGAGGAATATTATAGGATACTTTTATGCAAAGACTGGTGTGAGATATGACAAAAGACAAATTAAGAATCATTTTGATTCAACCAGAAAACTATGGAAAATCTGGGTTAAGTTGATTGGTGATGATAGCATGAAATGGGACCCAGAAACCAACATGTTTGGTGCTTCAGAGGAAGACTGGCTCAATTATCTAAAG GCAACCCCAGAAGCTTCACAATTTCGGTTTAAGGAAATCCAGTTTTCTGAAAAATTGGATATCATCTTTGGTGAAAGTATACAAAGCTGGGAAATGAGACCTTCAACTAGTAGTGAGAGACAGAATGATGCTTCAGCAGCTACATCTCCTTTATCCGGAGAGCGAGGGAAGAGACATAAGAATGTTGATGAGGATATTGACTTTAAGAGTGCTATTTTGGTTAATGCTACACCAATCAGTGCAATTGCAAGTGAGCAAAGCATGTCATGTTCATCATATACCAAGGTCAAAGCCACGTGGACCCCTTCATTGCACAAGACCTTTATTGATCTATGTCTGGAGGAGACATTAAAGGGAAATAAGCCGGGAACCCATTTTACTAAGGAAGGATGGAAGAATATTATGGAATCATTTTATGTGAAATCTGGTTTGAATTATGGCAGATTACAATTTAAGAATCACTGGGATTCTACGAAGGAACAATGGAGAATTTGGTGTAAGCTTGTTTGCACTAGTTACATGAAATGGGATCCATCTAACCATCAATTTGAGGCTAGTGATGAAGATTGGACCAACTATTTACAG ACAAACCCAGAAGCTGCCCAATTTCGCTATAAGGAACTTCAATTCACCGATGCGTTGGAAACCATCTTTAATGGTTCTACTGTTACAGGCGAGACTGAACCTGCTGTGCAACAAAGGAAAAGCGACGGTAGTGTTAATACTTTACCTTCACATGCAAAAGAACCTGACATAGCCAGCTTAGATGAGAAGACTGAATGTCTTTGTGATGCTGTTGCATCGAGAAATGGTGTGACTGTTCAAAAGAATGCCTTTGCAGTTTCATCTGGTGAAGGCAAACGTAGTTATAGTATTGGTGAATGCATTGAATGCCTTGATGGAATGGAAGAAATAGAGCAAGGAAGTGACCTATATTTGTTTGCTTTAGACGTGTTCCTTAGGCAGGAACATAGGGAAATTTTTCTCCAGTTGAAAAAGTCTACTCTTAGGATCTCATGGTTGCAGCGGCTTCAGTCTGTTGGTCAATCTTAA